Proteins encoded in a region of the Streptomyces violaceoruber genome:
- a CDS encoding STAS domain-containing protein produces the protein MISRPGPGLPHVDAVTPAVLVLPGPVSRGETPRFCDEVRALLESTRAGVVVCDVGGLGPPGLAVVDLLARLELTARRAGGRIRLRDPDPALHALLDLVGLRFETERQVEQREPPLGVEEAVEPGDAAV, from the coding sequence ATGATTTCCCGGCCCGGGCCGGGTCTACCGCACGTGGACGCCGTGACACCCGCCGTACTCGTGCTGCCGGGGCCCGTCTCCCGTGGGGAGACGCCCCGGTTCTGCGACGAGGTGCGCGCGCTGCTGGAAAGCACCCGGGCCGGGGTGGTCGTCTGCGACGTCGGCGGCCTCGGGCCGCCGGGGCTCGCCGTGGTCGACCTGCTGGCGCGGCTGGAGCTCACCGCCCGGCGGGCCGGGGGCCGGATCCGGCTGCGCGACCCCGATCCGGCCCTGCACGCCCTACTGGACCTCGTCGGCCTCCGCTTCGAGACGGAGCGGCAGGTCGAACAGCGGGAACCACCGCTTGGTGTCGAGGAAGCAGTGGAACCCGGTGATGCGGCCGTCTGA
- a CDS encoding AEC family transporter encodes MQGVLTGFAVIAVVIGVGYVLGLRGHLGPQGREVLTKLAFHVASPALLFTTLATADLSVVFSARLLVTALSTLAVAGAFVAVGVVRGWGVGRTTIGALCSGYVNSGNLGIPIAVYVLGDASLVAPVLLFQLVLVTPVAVTILDLSSGGGAEGPLWRRLLTPLRNPIALGSLAGVAVAASGFEVPDPVMDPITLIGNMSVPAVLLAFGIGLCGSTMPLRGVERRPVLLAVALKAVGQPAVAWALASGVFGLRGPQLLDVVVTSALPAAQNLYTYASTYGVGERLARDAILVSTVVSVPVLVGVAAVLG; translated from the coding sequence GTGCAGGGAGTGCTGACCGGCTTCGCGGTCATCGCGGTGGTGATCGGGGTGGGCTATGTGCTCGGCCTGCGCGGCCACCTCGGCCCCCAGGGCCGCGAGGTGCTGACCAAGCTGGCCTTCCACGTGGCGTCGCCGGCTCTGTTGTTCACGACCCTGGCGACGGCCGACCTGTCGGTGGTCTTCTCCGCCCGGCTGCTGGTGACGGCCCTGTCGACGCTGGCGGTGGCCGGGGCGTTCGTCGCGGTGGGCGTCGTACGCGGCTGGGGTGTGGGCCGTACGACGATCGGCGCGCTGTGCTCCGGCTACGTCAACTCCGGCAACCTGGGCATCCCGATCGCCGTGTACGTGCTGGGCGACGCCTCGCTGGTGGCGCCGGTGCTGCTGTTCCAGCTGGTGCTGGTGACGCCGGTGGCGGTGACGATCCTGGACCTGTCGTCGGGCGGGGGTGCCGAGGGCCCGCTGTGGCGGCGGCTGCTGACGCCGCTGCGCAATCCGATCGCGCTGGGCTCGCTCGCCGGGGTCGCGGTCGCGGCGAGCGGCTTCGAGGTGCCCGACCCGGTCATGGACCCGATCACCCTGATCGGCAACATGTCGGTCCCGGCGGTGCTGCTGGCCTTCGGCATCGGCCTGTGCGGCTCCACGATGCCGCTGCGGGGCGTGGAACGGCGGCCGGTGCTGCTCGCGGTCGCGCTGAAGGCGGTGGGCCAGCCGGCGGTGGCCTGGGCGCTGGCGTCGGGGGTCTTCGGTCTGCGGGGCCCCCAACTGCTCGACGTGGTGGTGACGTCGGCGCTGCCTGCCGCGCAGAACCTGTACACGTACGCGTCGACCTACGGCGTCGGCGAGCGCCTGGCCCGCGACGCGATCCTGGTCTCGACGGTGGTGTCCGTGCCGGTGCTGGTGGGGGTGGCGGCGGTGTTGGGGTGA
- a CDS encoding winged helix-turn-helix domain-containing protein has translation MGEGLGGTVVYRIHFTLEDLARTRVAEPPPLLELSAALRTLRERGHPVRFGAWRHAVRDALDPRARMVLELVPPGGWAPTFLTSSAHGSAQELLERVRATPRAVVRADLAHVAEWQPLPRWAHRLPDDAALLGRLCDALEHVHAVLLAPYWAHVTAVAGSDRGLRTRQAIGGGMDRMLASLHPRRIRWNPPVLEIAMLSGLDGDLHLGGRGLLLVPSVFGAAAPAVDIDAEPQPVLRYPTGTEQSPGPLPGAAAPPGSVPGRARSPLASLLGRTRAAVLSAIAENPGCSTKELAALLGIAPPSASEHATTLREARLIDTVRDRNTVLHSPTALGITLLGH, from the coding sequence TTGGGCGAGGGACTCGGGGGAACCGTGGTCTACCGCATCCACTTCACGCTGGAAGACCTGGCGCGCACCCGGGTGGCCGAGCCGCCCCCGCTGCTGGAGCTGAGCGCCGCGCTGCGCACGCTGCGCGAGCGCGGCCACCCCGTCCGCTTCGGAGCGTGGCGGCACGCCGTCCGTGACGCCCTGGACCCCCGCGCGCGCATGGTCCTCGAACTCGTTCCGCCCGGCGGCTGGGCACCCACATTCCTGACCTCGTCCGCCCACGGGAGCGCGCAGGAACTGCTGGAGCGGGTACGGGCCACCCCCCGAGCCGTTGTCCGCGCAGACCTGGCGCACGTGGCCGAGTGGCAGCCGCTGCCGCGGTGGGCGCACCGACTGCCCGACGACGCCGCCCTGCTGGGGCGGCTCTGCGACGCCCTGGAACACGTCCACGCGGTCCTGCTGGCCCCGTACTGGGCGCACGTCACCGCCGTGGCCGGGTCGGACCGGGGCCTTCGGACCCGGCAAGCCATCGGCGGCGGCATGGACCGGATGCTGGCCTCGCTGCACCCACGGCGCATCCGCTGGAACCCACCCGTCCTGGAGATCGCGATGCTGTCCGGACTCGACGGCGACCTGCATCTCGGCGGACGCGGACTCCTGCTCGTCCCGTCGGTTTTCGGCGCCGCCGCCCCGGCCGTCGACATCGATGCCGAGCCGCAACCCGTCCTGCGCTACCCCACGGGTACGGAGCAGTCGCCGGGTCCGCTGCCCGGCGCGGCCGCGCCGCCCGGCTCCGTCCCGGGCCGCGCACGCTCACCGCTCGCCTCACTCCTGGGCCGGACCCGCGCCGCCGTGCTGTCCGCGATCGCCGAGAACCCGGGCTGCTCCACCAAGGAGCTGGCCGCCCTGCTCGGAATCGCGCCGCCCAGCGCCAGCGAGCACGCGACCACCCTGCGCGAGGCACGGCTGATCGACACCGTCCGGGACCGGAACACCGTGCTGCACAGCCCGACGGCCCTCGGCATCACCCTGCTCGGCCATTAG
- a CDS encoding thymidine phosphorylase yields MDVISVIRTKRDRGELTGEQIDWVIDAYTRGEVADEQMSSLAMAILLNGMNRGEIARWTAAMIASGERMDFSSLSRPTADKHSTGGVGDKITLPLAPLVAACGAAVPQLSGRGLGHTGGTLDKLESIPGWRALLSNEEMLDVLDTTGAVICAAGDGLAPADKKLYALRDVTGTVEAIPLIASSIMSKKIAEGTGSLVLDVKVGSGAFMKTIEDARELASTMVGLGTDHGVKTVALLTDMATPLGLTAGNALEVRESVEVLAGGGPSDVVELTLALAREMLDAAGLKDADPAKALADGSAMDVWRRMIAAQGGDPDATLPTSKEQHVIKAGASGVLTRLDAYDIGVAAWRLGAGRARKEDPVQAAAGVELHAKPGDTVTAGQPLLTLHTDTPDRFEYALAAVQDAYDVAPAVTAFTAAPVVRERIA; encoded by the coding sequence ATGGACGTCATCTCCGTCATCCGCACCAAGCGGGACCGCGGCGAGCTGACCGGTGAGCAGATCGACTGGGTCATCGACGCCTACACGCGCGGTGAGGTGGCCGACGAGCAGATGTCCTCGCTCGCGATGGCGATCCTGCTCAACGGCATGAACCGCGGCGAGATCGCCCGCTGGACCGCCGCGATGATCGCCTCGGGCGAGCGCATGGACTTCTCGTCCCTGTCCCGCCCGACCGCCGACAAGCACTCCACCGGCGGCGTCGGCGACAAGATCACCCTGCCCCTCGCACCCCTGGTGGCGGCGTGCGGCGCGGCCGTCCCGCAGCTCTCCGGCCGCGGCCTCGGCCACACCGGCGGCACGCTCGACAAGCTGGAGTCGATCCCGGGCTGGCGCGCCCTGCTCTCCAACGAGGAGATGCTGGACGTCCTGGACACCACCGGCGCGGTGATCTGCGCGGCGGGCGACGGTCTCGCGCCCGCCGACAAGAAGCTGTACGCGCTGCGCGACGTCACCGGCACGGTCGAGGCGATCCCGCTGATCGCCTCCTCCATCATGTCGAAGAAGATCGCCGAGGGCACCGGATCGCTGGTCCTGGACGTGAAGGTGGGCTCCGGCGCCTTCATGAAGACCATCGAGGACGCCCGCGAACTGGCGTCCACGATGGTCGGCCTCGGCACCGACCACGGCGTGAAGACGGTCGCGCTCCTCACCGACATGGCCACCCCCCTCGGCCTGACCGCGGGCAACGCCCTGGAGGTCCGCGAATCGGTCGAGGTCCTGGCCGGCGGCGGCCCCTCCGACGTCGTCGAGCTGACCCTCGCCCTGGCCCGCGAGATGCTCGACGCCGCGGGCCTGAAGGACGCCGACCCGGCGAAGGCGCTGGCCGACGGCTCCGCGATGGACGTCTGGCGCCGCATGATCGCGGCCCAGGGCGGCGACCCGGACGCGACCCTGCCCACCTCGAAGGAACAGCACGTGATCAAGGCGGGCGCCTCCGGCGTCCTGACCCGCCTCGACGCCTACGACATCGGCGTCGCCGCCTGGCGCCTCGGCGCGGGCCGCGCCCGCAAGGAGGACCCGGTGCAGGCCGCCGCGGGCGTCGAACTCCACGCCAAGCCCGGCGACACGGTCACCGCGGGCCAGCCCCTCCTCACCCTGCACACGGACACCCCGGACCGCTTCGAGTACGCGCTGGCGGCGGTGCAGGACGCGTACGACGTGGCCCCGGCGGTCACGGCCTTCACCGCCGCGCCGGTCGTGCGGGAACGTATCGCCTGA
- a CDS encoding cytidine deaminase: protein MTGADWEELRTAARDAMSRAYAPYSGYAVGAAALVDDGRTVTGCNVENASYGIGLCAECGLVSQLQVTGGGRLTHFVCVDGAGEVLVPCGRCRQLLYEFGGPELLLETPEGILPLSRMLPQAFGPDHLTK, encoded by the coding sequence GTGACCGGGGCCGACTGGGAGGAGCTGCGCACGGCGGCCCGGGACGCGATGTCCCGGGCGTACGCCCCCTACTCGGGGTACGCCGTGGGCGCCGCCGCCCTCGTCGACGACGGCCGCACCGTCACCGGCTGCAACGTGGAGAACGCCAGCTACGGCATCGGCCTGTGCGCCGAGTGCGGGCTCGTCTCCCAGCTCCAGGTGACCGGCGGGGGCCGGCTGACGCACTTCGTCTGCGTCGACGGCGCGGGCGAGGTACTCGTCCCCTGCGGCCGCTGCCGGCAGCTCCTGTACGAGTTCGGCGGCCCGGAGCTGCTGCTGGAGACCCCGGAGGGGATCCTCCCGCTGTCCCGGATGCTCCCGCAGGCCTTCGGCCCCGACCACCTCACCAAGTAG
- a CDS encoding ABC transporter permease encodes MTAPTTATDVNQPSLEHAPRTGRRMSWPVLLLVIAGALALTSIVRLITGANGITNVSQMSTALQLAVPIGLAGLGGLWAERAGVVNIGLEGMMILGTWFGAWAGFQWGPWTGVLVGIAGGCLGGLLHAIVTITFNVNHIVSGVAINILALGATRYLAPLAFEGHQGGSAKQSPPVDSLGHFSIPGLSGWLDSLNDQHWFFVSDIAGLLGGLVTDVSWLTLIAVALIPATWWILWRTPFGLRLRSCGENPIAAESLGVNVYKYKYLAVIISGGLAGLGGVFLSIVANPFYLEGQTSGRGYIGLAAMIFGNWMPGGLAIGAGLFGYTDSLNLRGGSANVHALLLLGALLLVAGAIWLVIRKKYVKAAITFVVGALVFAWYAGTNEVPNQVVSATPYVVTLVVLALSAQRLRMPKADGMQYRKGQGK; translated from the coding sequence ATGACCGCTCCGACCACAGCGACCGACGTCAACCAGCCGTCGCTGGAGCACGCACCACGCACCGGCCGCCGCATGTCGTGGCCCGTGCTGCTCCTGGTCATCGCCGGAGCCCTGGCGCTGACCTCGATCGTCCGCCTGATCACGGGCGCCAACGGCATCACCAACGTCAGCCAGATGTCCACCGCCCTCCAGCTCGCCGTGCCGATCGGCCTCGCCGGTCTCGGCGGTCTGTGGGCCGAGCGCGCGGGCGTCGTCAACATCGGCCTCGAGGGCATGATGATCCTCGGCACCTGGTTCGGTGCCTGGGCCGGCTTCCAGTGGGGTCCGTGGACCGGCGTCCTCGTCGGCATCGCCGGCGGCTGCCTCGGCGGCCTGCTGCACGCCATCGTCACGATCACCTTCAACGTCAACCACATCGTCTCCGGTGTGGCCATCAACATCCTCGCCCTCGGCGCCACCCGCTATCTCGCCCCGCTCGCCTTCGAGGGCCACCAGGGCGGCTCGGCCAAGCAGTCCCCGCCGGTCGACTCGCTCGGCCACTTCTCGATCCCGGGCCTGTCCGGCTGGCTGGACAGCCTCAACGACCAGCACTGGTTCTTCGTCTCGGACATCGCGGGCCTGCTGGGCGGACTGGTCACCGACGTCTCCTGGCTCACCCTGATCGCGGTCGCCCTGATCCCCGCCACCTGGTGGATCCTGTGGCGCACCCCGTTCGGCCTGCGGCTGCGCTCCTGCGGCGAGAACCCGATCGCCGCCGAGTCCCTCGGCGTCAACGTCTACAAGTACAAGTACCTGGCCGTGATCATCTCCGGCGGCCTGGCCGGTCTCGGCGGCGTCTTCCTGTCCATCGTGGCCAACCCCTTCTACCTGGAGGGCCAGACCAGCGGCCGCGGCTACATCGGCCTCGCCGCGATGATCTTCGGCAACTGGATGCCGGGCGGCCTCGCCATCGGCGCCGGCCTCTTCGGCTACACCGACAGCCTCAACCTGCGCGGCGGCTCCGCCAACGTGCACGCCCTGCTGCTGCTCGGCGCGCTGCTGCTGGTCGCCGGTGCCATCTGGCTGGTCATCCGCAAGAAGTACGTCAAGGCGGCGATCACCTTCGTCGTCGGCGCCCTGGTCTTCGCCTGGTACGCCGGCACCAACGAGGTCCCCAACCAGGTCGTCTCCGCCACGCCGTACGTCGTCACGCTCGTCGTCCTCGCCCTGTCCGCGCAACGGCTGCGGATGCCCAAGGCGGACGGCATGCAGTACCGCAAGGGCCAGGGCAAGTGA
- a CDS encoding ABC transporter permease: protein MKKFDKERVLLAVAGPVIALAVAFVLSAIVLIASGKNPVEPFALMFEQAGFSDIQVLIINQASMYYIAALAVAIGFRMNLFNIGVDGQYQLAAMMAAIVGAHASLPAALQVPLLLLTAVLTGAFWSGIAGVLKITRGVSEVVATIMLNSIATAVIGYLWLPDVFGVKIGNNNTTGEMHESGWIPGIDMGAAGEIYGLVILAVLLGIGYWLVLNRTRFGFDLRASGASESAAAASGVDPKRMVLTAMLISGGLAGLAGLPILMGDTHTYSLNFPTGIGFLGIGIALLGRNSPVGIAFAALLWAWLDKASPELDFHGYDKEIAVIMQGLIVLSVVVSYEAVREWGLRRQQRRVGAELAAGHVLGATDNSKKEVAGR from the coding sequence ATGAAGAAGTTCGACAAGGAGCGCGTGCTCCTCGCGGTGGCCGGACCGGTCATCGCGCTCGCCGTGGCCTTCGTGCTCAGCGCGATCGTCCTGATCGCCTCGGGCAAGAACCCGGTCGAACCGTTCGCCCTCATGTTCGAGCAGGCCGGATTCTCCGACATCCAGGTCCTGATCATCAACCAGGCGTCGATGTACTACATCGCGGCCCTCGCGGTGGCCATCGGCTTCCGGATGAACCTCTTCAACATCGGCGTCGACGGGCAGTACCAGCTCGCCGCCATGATGGCCGCGATCGTCGGCGCCCACGCCAGCCTGCCGGCCGCCCTCCAGGTCCCGCTCCTCCTGCTGACCGCCGTCCTCACCGGCGCCTTCTGGTCCGGCATCGCCGGTGTCCTGAAGATCACCCGGGGCGTCAGCGAGGTGGTCGCGACGATCATGCTCAACTCCATCGCCACCGCCGTCATCGGCTACCTGTGGCTGCCCGACGTCTTCGGCGTCAAGATCGGCAACAACAACACCACCGGTGAGATGCACGAGTCCGGCTGGATCCCCGGCATCGACATGGGCGCGGCCGGCGAGATCTACGGCCTGGTGATCCTCGCCGTCCTCCTCGGCATCGGCTACTGGCTCGTCCTCAACCGCACCCGCTTCGGCTTCGACCTGCGCGCCTCCGGCGCCTCCGAGTCCGCCGCCGCGGCCAGCGGTGTCGACCCCAAGCGCATGGTGCTCACCGCGATGCTCATCTCCGGCGGCCTCGCCGGTCTCGCGGGCCTGCCCATCCTGATGGGCGACACGCACACCTACAGCCTCAACTTCCCCACCGGCATCGGCTTCCTCGGCATCGGCATCGCCCTGCTCGGCCGCAACAGCCCGGTCGGCATCGCCTTCGCCGCCCTGCTGTGGGCCTGGCTCGACAAGGCCTCGCCCGAACTGGACTTCCACGGCTACGACAAGGAGATCGCGGTCATCATGCAGGGCCTGATCGTCCTCTCGGTCGTCGTCTCCTACGAGGCCGTCCGCGAGTGGGGCCTGCGCCGCCAGCAGCGCCGGGTCGGCGCGGAGCTGGCCGCCGGTCACGTCCTCGGCGCCACCGACAACTCGAAGAAGGAGGTGGCCGGCCGATGA
- a CDS encoding ABC transporter ATP-binding protein, translating into MTAVELAGITKRFPGVVANHDIHLTVRKGTVHALVGENGAGKSTLMKILYGMQKPDEGTIAVDGEKVAFSSPADAIVRGIGMVHQHFMLADNLTVLENVVLGSEKLYGIGAKARRKIKELSDRYGLGVRPDVLVEELGVAARQRVEILKVLYRGARTLILDEPTAVLVPQEVDALFDNLRELKAEGLSVIFISHKLGEVLSVADEITVIRRGTTVGTAVPAETTPRQLAELMVGSELPTPETAESTVTDRAVLTVDTLRLAAPSGKALLDDISFTIHAGEILGIAGVEGNGQTELVDALIGLRHADSGTIRFLDQDITALPTRKRREQGVGYIPEDRHRHGLLLEAPLWENRILGHVTEKPNSKGVWLDLKNAQQDTRRIVETYDVRTPGIDVTAASLSGGNQQKLIVGREMSHKPRFLIAAHPTRGVDVGAQAAIWDHIREARREGLAVLLISADLDELIGLSDTLRVIYDGKLVADADPATITPEALGSAMTGAASGHLEDEENPETPDGATGSPKSAAPPASPASPESPEDEAR; encoded by the coding sequence GTGACCGCCGTCGAACTCGCCGGGATCACCAAGCGTTTCCCCGGAGTCGTGGCCAACCACGACATCCACCTCACCGTCCGCAAGGGCACCGTCCACGCCCTGGTCGGAGAGAACGGCGCCGGCAAGTCGACGCTGATGAAGATCCTCTACGGCATGCAGAAGCCGGACGAGGGGACCATCGCGGTCGACGGCGAGAAGGTGGCCTTCTCCTCGCCCGCCGACGCCATCGTGCGCGGCATCGGCATGGTCCACCAGCACTTCATGCTCGCCGACAACCTCACGGTCCTGGAGAACGTGGTCCTCGGCAGCGAGAAGCTGTACGGCATCGGCGCCAAGGCCCGCCGCAAGATCAAGGAACTCTCCGACCGCTACGGCCTCGGCGTGCGCCCCGACGTCCTGGTCGAGGAGCTGGGCGTCGCCGCCCGCCAGCGCGTGGAGATCCTCAAGGTCCTCTACCGCGGCGCCCGCACGCTGATCCTCGACGAGCCCACGGCCGTCCTGGTACCGCAGGAGGTGGACGCCCTCTTCGACAACCTGCGCGAGCTGAAGGCCGAGGGCCTGTCCGTCATCTTCATCTCCCACAAGCTGGGCGAGGTCCTCTCGGTCGCCGACGAGATCACCGTCATCCGCCGCGGCACCACGGTCGGCACGGCCGTCCCCGCCGAGACCACGCCCCGCCAGCTCGCCGAGCTGATGGTCGGCAGCGAGCTGCCCACCCCCGAGACGGCGGAGTCCACGGTCACCGACCGCGCGGTCCTCACCGTCGACACGCTGCGCCTGGCCGCGCCCAGCGGCAAGGCCCTGCTCGACGACATCTCCTTCACCATCCACGCCGGTGAGATCCTCGGCATCGCCGGCGTCGAGGGCAACGGCCAGACCGAGCTGGTCGACGCGCTCATCGGCCTGCGCCACGCCGACTCCGGCACCATCCGCTTCCTCGACCAGGACATCACCGCGCTGCCCACCCGCAAGCGCCGCGAGCAGGGCGTCGGCTACATCCCCGAGGACCGGCACCGCCACGGGCTGCTCCTGGAGGCCCCCCTCTGGGAGAACCGCATCCTCGGCCACGTCACCGAGAAGCCCAACAGCAAGGGCGTCTGGCTGGACCTGAAGAATGCCCAGCAGGACACCCGCCGCATCGTCGAGACGTACGACGTCCGCACCCCCGGCATCGACGTCACCGCGGCCTCGCTGTCCGGCGGCAACCAGCAGAAGCTGATCGTCGGCCGCGAGATGAGCCACAAGCCGCGCTTCCTGATCGCCGCCCACCCCACCCGCGGCGTGGACGTCGGCGCGCAGGCCGCGATCTGGGACCACATCCGCGAGGCCCGCCGCGAGGGCCTGGCCGTGCTGCTGATCTCCGCCGACCTGGACGAGCTGATCGGCCTGTCCGACACCCTCCGGGTGATCTACGACGGCAAGCTGGTCGCGGACGCCGACCCGGCCACCATCACCCCCGAGGCGCTCGGCTCGGCGATGACCGGCGCGGCCTCCGGACACCTGGAAGACGAAGAGAACCCCGAGACCCCGGACGGCGCGACCGGCTCCCCGAAGTCCGCGGCGCCCCCCGCGTCGCCCGCGTCCCCCGAGTCTCCGGAAGACGAGGCCCGCTGA
- a CDS encoding BMP family lipoprotein, which produces MRRISRITVAGAATASLALALAACGGTSTDSGSESKGDKGLAIAYDVGGKGDQSFNDAAYAGLEQAKKEFGYETADVEPTDGETDADKEQRLSSLAKQGYNPVVGIGYAYASAMKNVAAKYPDTTFGIVDDATIEAKNVADLVFNEQEASYLAGVAAAKSTKTNTVGFVGGVDVPLIHKFQAGYEQGVKDTDPKVKVVSQYLTQTAEEGGFSSPDKGKTAAEGQIEKKADVVYAAAGLSGQGVIEAAAANKVWAIGVDSDQYKQEALAKYKDSILTSATKDVAKAVYSLAKSVEDGKPETGIVRGDLKSGEVGLSDSNPKFADDAELQAAIKSAKEKIISGEIKVKSS; this is translated from the coding sequence ATGCGCCGGATTTCCCGGATCACGGTCGCAGGCGCAGCGACCGCCTCCCTGGCCCTCGCCCTCGCCGCCTGCGGTGGTACCTCGACCGACTCCGGTTCGGAGTCCAAGGGGGACAAGGGTCTCGCCATCGCCTACGACGTCGGCGGCAAGGGCGACCAGTCCTTCAACGACGCCGCGTACGCCGGTCTGGAGCAGGCCAAGAAGGAGTTCGGCTACGAGACGGCCGACGTCGAGCCCACCGACGGCGAGACCGACGCCGACAAGGAGCAGCGGCTGTCCTCGCTGGCGAAGCAGGGCTACAACCCGGTCGTCGGCATCGGCTACGCCTACGCCTCCGCGATGAAGAACGTCGCCGCCAAGTACCCGGACACCACCTTCGGCATCGTCGACGACGCCACGATCGAGGCGAAGAACGTCGCGGACCTGGTCTTCAACGAGCAGGAGGCGTCCTACCTCGCCGGTGTCGCCGCCGCCAAGAGCACCAAGACCAACACGGTCGGCTTCGTGGGCGGTGTGGACGTCCCGCTGATCCACAAGTTCCAGGCCGGCTACGAGCAGGGCGTCAAGGACACCGACCCCAAGGTCAAGGTCGTCTCGCAGTACCTGACGCAGACCGCGGAGGAGGGCGGCTTCTCCAGCCCCGACAAGGGCAAGACCGCCGCCGAGGGCCAGATCGAGAAGAAGGCCGACGTCGTGTACGCGGCGGCCGGTCTCTCCGGTCAGGGCGTGATCGAGGCCGCCGCCGCCAACAAGGTCTGGGCGATCGGCGTCGACTCCGACCAGTACAAGCAGGAAGCCCTCGCCAAGTACAAGGACTCCATCCTGACCTCGGCCACCAAGGACGTCGCCAAGGCGGTCTACAGCCTTGCGAAGTCGGTCGAGGACGGCAAGCCGGAGACCGGTATCGTTCGGGGCGATCTGAAGTCCGGCGAGGTCGGTCTCTCGGACTCCAACCCGAAGTTCGCGGACGACGCCGAGCTCCAGGCAGCCATCAAGTCGGCCAAGGAGAAGATCATCAGCGGCGAGATCAAGGTCAAGAGCAGCTGA
- a CDS encoding BMP family lipoprotein translates to MRRTSRLIRVAVGVASLALAATACGGTSGESGDDGGDDKGLAIAYDVGGKGDQSFNDAAYAGLERAKKEFGYKTADIEPTDGETDADKEQRLTSLAKQGYNPVIGVGFAYGPAMKAVAAKYPDTTFGIVDSVVEGKNVASLVFAENEASYLAGVVAAKATKSKSVGFVGGVDVPLIHKFQAGYEQGVKDTDPKVKVVSQYLTQTAEEGGFSSPDKGKAAAEGQIEKKADVVYAAAGLSGQGVIEAAAKAKIWAIGVDSDQYKQEALATYKDSILTSALKDINGAVFALAKSVEDGKPLTGTHTFDLKSDGVGLSDSNPKFAEVPGAEEAVEKAKAGIVDGSIKVATE, encoded by the coding sequence ATGCGTCGGACATCAAGACTGATCCGCGTCGCGGTGGGGGTCGCGTCGCTCGCACTCGCGGCCACGGCCTGCGGCGGCACCAGCGGCGAGAGCGGCGACGACGGCGGTGACGACAAGGGCCTCGCCATCGCCTACGACGTCGGCGGCAAGGGCGACCAGTCCTTCAACGACGCCGCGTACGCCGGTCTGGAGCGGGCGAAGAAGGAGTTCGGCTACAAGACCGCCGACATCGAGCCCACCGACGGCGAGACCGACGCCGACAAGGAGCAGCGCCTGACCTCCCTGGCCAAGCAGGGCTACAACCCGGTCATCGGCGTCGGCTTCGCGTACGGCCCGGCGATGAAGGCCGTCGCCGCCAAGTACCCGGACACCACCTTCGGCATCGTCGACTCCGTGGTCGAGGGCAAGAACGTGGCGTCCCTCGTCTTCGCCGAGAACGAGGCCTCCTACCTGGCCGGCGTCGTCGCGGCCAAGGCCACCAAGTCCAAGAGCGTCGGCTTCGTGGGCGGTGTGGACGTCCCGCTGATCCACAAGTTCCAGGCCGGCTACGAGCAGGGCGTCAAGGACACCGACCCGAAGGTCAAGGTCGTCTCGCAGTACCTGACGCAGACCGCGGAGGAGGGCGGCTTCTCCAGCCCCGACAAGGGCAAGGCCGCCGCCGAGGGCCAGATCGAGAAGAAGGCCGACGTCGTGTACGCGGCGGCCGGTCTCTCCGGTCAGGGCGTGATCGAGGCCGCCGCCAAGGCGAAGATCTGGGCGATCGGCGTCGACTCCGACCAGTACAAGCAGGAAGCCCTCGCCACGTACAAGGACTCCATCCTGACCTCCGCCCTCAAGGACATCAACGGCGCGGTCTTCGCCCTGGCCAAGTCCGTCGAGGACGGCAAGCCGCTGACCGGCACCCACACCTTCGACCTGAAGTCCGACGGCGTGGGCCTGTCCGACAGCAACCCGAAGTTCGCCGAGGTCCCGGGCGCCGAGGAGGCCGTGGAGAAGGCCAAGGCCGGCATCGTCGACGGCTCCATCAAGGTCGCGACGGAGTAG